Within Oncorhynchus nerka isolate Pitt River linkage group LG8, Oner_Uvic_2.0, whole genome shotgun sequence, the genomic segment aaacatctcaaggatgatcaatgaaagcacgatgcacttgagctcaatttatACTCATAGCAAAGTTTCTGAATACTTACGCAGATAACGTattcctgttttcactttgtcattatggggtattgtgtgtagattgaggggaaaacatgtggaagaagtcttaatactttgcgaatgcactgtataaccaCGCCAGCTCAGGACCTTCACATCCGGGATCGTCGGAGACCAGCTACCCGGACAGCTAATtataaactgtgggtttgcacaaccaaagaatttctgcacaaactgacAGAAACTGTGTCAGAGGAAACTCATCTCCAATGTGCCAGCTTGCCATCCTTACCAgggtcgtaactgacttcagtggccaatgctcacctttgatggccactggcacattgGAGAAGTGTgatcttcacggatgaatcccggtttcagctgtactgcgctacagggagacaggacggacagctgatcgtcctcgcagtggcagaccacgtataacGACACCTGCACAGAAtcagtacatctgaacatcacacctgcgggacaggtacaggatggcatcaacaactgcccgagttacaccaggaacgcacaatccctccgtcAGTGCTCGGActatccgcaataggctgaggcTGGACTgcaggcttgtaggcctgttaggcaggtcctcaccagacatcaccggcaacaacgttgcctatgggcacaaaccagacaggactggcaaaaagtgctcttcactgacgagtcacagttttgtctcacaaggggtgatggtcagattcgcatttatcgtcaaaggaatgagtgctacaccaaggcctgtactctggagcgggatcgatttggaggtggagggtccgtcatggtctggggtggtgtgtgacagcatcatcggactgagcttgtcattgcaggcaatctcaacgctgtgctttGCAGGGTACCCttcttgcaggctcatcctgacatgaacctccagcatgacaatgacaccagccatactgcttgttctgtgcgcaATTTCATACAAgaaaggaatgtcagtgttctgccatggccagtgaagagcccggatctcaatcccattgagcacgtccgggacctgttggatcggagggtgagggctagggccatcccccccccccagaaatgtccgggaacatgccggtgccttggtggaagagtggggtaacctcTCACAGCAGGAACTGGCAAATCTGCTGCAGTCcatgagatgcactgcagtacttaatgcaactGGTggccacccccccccacacattattccatttgttagtcacatgtctggaagttgttcagtttgtctgttgttgaatcttatgttcatacaattaTGTacacattaagtttgctgaaaataaacacagtttacagtgagaggacgtttctttttttgctgagtttacattacatttaaacaAGTGAACTCTTAGTCACCGCTAGGCTACTCCtcccgcacacacatacacacctcccTCTTATCTAAACCAggctaacaggaggttacatCTCCTTTCATCTACAGATAAATCTGAATTATCACTGACCACTTCTGTCCACACTTAGCGGCATGCTAACGCTGTCACTGATGACgaggctgaggtgtgtgtgtgcgggtacATGCTCTGTATGGACACAATGTGAGAGAAATTAATGCATTTTCTTCTGTGTGTTTTGACTTTGTGTCGTGAGTGTTTTCATTGTGCTTATTTCTAAGTATCTATGATTAATTTAACCCtgtttttccctccctccctccatccctcccctctgttGTTTACAGGGAATTTGAAGAATGTGGTTTAAGAGCAGAGTCTCATGTTTCCAATCAGGGCCTCCTGGGgtaatgaacacacacaccaggctGATGAAGACCGTATGTTGGAGCTCCATCCTTTGCcaacgggaggagagggagatgttgGAGTGTGAGGGGGGGGTGGAGCAGGAGAATTGTGGAAAAACATGACTTGAATGTTTCCAGGGGGATGTTTTATTGTAGGGGACGAGGAGGAGGGTAGGGTGCTGATGTTGCCGGTTTGCTGTTTCCGTTTTGTCTttgtatagttttttttttaaactgtggGGAGGAGATTCTGGTTTGACTAGCCATGGACCAGACTGAGAATATCTGCTCTAAAAATGGCTTCCAGGGCCCGTATTCCCAAAGGGTCTGAGTATGAATGCTGTACTAGGATCAGAATTTGAAGATGAtgttagccttttagatcataatgaataagattgcaTGGCCCAGAATTCCTACCTTGTTATATTTTGCTTCTAAATTTTCAGTTTAGAACCTGGGCTATGGGTGGGTTGTAATATTAGACTTAAATGTGTACATATTTAGGAGTGGGAAACATTTAGGATGGGCTATGTTAAGATTTGTGCTAAACGAGTAAAGCAGACATGTTGGGGTTAGCTGCTTCCCTGGTGCTGTATGTTCATGCCTCCCTGGGGTGAGTTTCCCAAAAACAAAGATAATCTTCAGCATTAAGATAATCTTACACCCCATATAGAGTATCCTGACAAGAACTTTGATCTTAGTGCTACAGATGATCTTCACTACATGAGTGCAGTACTTTGAGAGCTTTATATGGGCATTTTTcttaactgaacaaaaatataagcgcaactatttcaaagattttactgagatacagttcacataaggaaatcagtcaatttaaataaattggaccctaatctatggatttcacatgactgagcaggggcgcagccatgggagGGCATTGGCCCACCCTTCTTGGGAGCctggtccacccactggggagccaggccctgccaatcagaatgagtttttccccacaaaagggctttattacagacagaaataatcctcagtttcatcagctgtccggttgGCTTATTCAGACGCTGAATAAGTcttatgtggaggtcctgggctggcatggttacaaggtctgcggttgtgaggcaggttggctgtactgccaaattctctaaatagacagaggcggcttatggtagagaaattaacattcaattctctgacaacagctctggtggacattcctgcagccagcatgccaattgcatgctccctcaacttgagacatctgtggcattgttgcgtgacaaaactgcacattttagtggccttttattttccccagcacaaggtgtaatgttcatgctgtttaattagcttctttatatgccacacctgtcaggtggatggaatatTTTGTCTAAGTAGAAATGCtcagtaacagggatgtaaacaaatttgtacacaaaatctgagagaaaatctttttgtgcgtatggatcATTTCTGGGACCTTTTTatatcagctcatgaaacatgggaccaacacatgtttatttttgttcagtatatattgtaCAGACTGTGTTTTTAAGTGGCATGTCAATGATCTGATCTCTTGTCTAATGAAATCTTTTACGCGAAAGCATCGGGCAAATTTGATTTCAGTCCTGTTCAAACCGCATGTTTTACTTTCAACTGTAAGTACATTAGGAGTGTAGAACAGTTTTTTATAATTTAGCTTTTGGTTTCACAAAAGTAAAACTTTTTTATGGTTCACCTTTGCCTTCTATATGGTGTAaataacatttttatttatttttacaaacTGATTAAAACATGAGCTTCAGTCACATCCAGTATAGGAAACTCACCaaatgtaggtctgtgtcccaaatgacactgtTCTGTTcgctatagtgcactacttttacttttgactGGAGCCCTATGGGAATatagtgccattttggatgcagccTAGAGGTGGGGAATCAAAGTGGGTTCCATGTGTGGAACAGAAGTTCTGTGTGATCTTTATGGATTTCATTTAAACATTATGACCacaaccagaacacacacacagagtacgcacactcactgacaaacacacacacacactttatggaTTCTGTGGTCAGAGTTGTGGTTTTCCTCAGAGTGCATGTGAAACTCATTAGTCTGTTTATGGGTTCGGAGGAAAGACGAAACTGATTGAAACTCCTATCTTGTAAACAGCTCTGTGACAGCCTATTGCGCAAAGACTCAGTAAAAAGTATGAATTTAGACAGAGTAGGGTAGTTCTGtcttccacctcctcccccaAACTCCCCATATGACATTGCATGGAGACCAGAACAGGACAACTTCAGGGCCTAGGGAGCTGGATTCCCAAAAATATTTTAAGACATACTGTTTCTCTATTTAAAACATTGATAATTCCTCAGATTTCTTAAAGACAATTTTGAACATTTGGCATAGAGCTGTTGCATGGCATATCACTTTATTTTTGGATTGGCAATATGGCCAAATTATCAGTCCTTTGCCAACCAAAAATGTTTCTCAATCCACTTTATTTATTGGGCCTTTAATCATTTGAAGGAAAGTCCGtcctccacacctctctctcccatgACCCAGAAACCGATAAGTGGTCAGGTGGTGATGACAATTCGTTAGTAGGCAACGGATGAGTGTCCTTCCCTCCTTGATAGCCACCTTTCATCAAGTTGTCATTTTTGTAAGAGTTTTGAAATCTGCCACACCCCCTTTTGATTTagcttctttttttgttgttgagaaaAGCATGCACACGTTTAAAAACAATATGGAACTTCTTGTGCCTTTAAAATGTCCTACACAACTAATTTAATTTGTTTTCAATCACTTTTCACTTATTTTGGGCTCCACCACTGTAAATGTAATTCAACAGATGAAGCGCGGTCATGTCTAGAAGGGATGCCGCTAATGTGAAAGTGATGTCAGTTTACATATTCAAGTCAAGTCGGAaatcattttagctaaccctaacactTTTCCTAACCTACTACCTTAATTATCCTAACCAGCTGCTTAAGTTTTGCTGACTTAGGAAAAGGGAggcaagagagggaaagagtaaaGAGGACGCAGGAGTTGCGCAAATCCAATTGAGAAAAGGCATGGCTTCCATACATTAACCATACACATCCTATCTGCCTGACAGCTTCACTAAAGAAACTCAGAGCCTTGTGTATAGATAAGAACGTTTACTCTCCTCCCCAGCCTGAAATCAAACTCCCAACTCTATTCATGCTGTTGAATAGCACACCTGCCTGCCATGTCCTCTATGACGACTAGACTGACTGCATCAGGCCTTCCCAACGACATTTTATGCAAAACATAATGTTTCCCTCCATAGGATGTCATCATTTGATTTGAATACGACATCAGTTGACCTTTTTAGATTatgaaatgttttgtcataagATAAGTGTTTGCTTTAGGGCTCAGTATTATATAACTAGGCttgcaaaaaaaatgtatcaaagGAGAGTTGTTGAACATTACAAGCTGACGTTAATTTGCGTTTATGTGGGTCGGTCTGTTTTTACCCGTTTTTTTCTAGTTTTACATTCAAGAGGGAAATTGAAAACCGTTCGTCTCATTTGCATAACGTTTTCTCACCGGGGAGAAAGAGGACTCCCTGTACTTCCATACATCATGCTCGAGCCTCATCTACATGAGAACTGTCCCCGCGCACTGACGGGACTTGACCACAATAAAGACAGATGCTCGCAAGCCTTTATGTGGTTAACTGAAAAGGAATTAAGGCGCGTGGTGTTTTAAAAGAAGGTGCCTTGGCatgttttcttttctctctctgacaaTATTGAGACGAATTGTTAAAAATCAATGCATGAATGAACAGGATCTGAAAAAAGGCTGTGTTATCAATGGGTCTGGGTTGATAGGACAACCTCGAATTTTGGGAAATGTTTAGGTCTGTCATTTCACGACATGAGTTATTTGACCTATAGTTGTAACAGAGGACTTTAAAATATTAAATAGGCCTACCTAATTGATGACAGCATCCACGGTGTCTGTCTAAGTAGGCTAGTGCGAGTGTGTTGGCCCACACTGTTTTTCATTTTGGTGTCACATTTTATGTTGTGCAAATCATCAGTTATTGTTTCAAGTGCAATGAGGGGTGTTGGGGCTATGCGTTCCCTCATGAATGATAATCAGTGAGATGGCTGttgagaatagaatagaacactatTTGATCTGTGATTGTAGAGAAAGGCGCTCGCTCTTGAGAATAAAGAACATCTGCCTCAGTTGAGCGCTTTCATGACGGGCACACGGAAACTATGGAAACTGGATCACTAAGGTACTGGAATTAACCGAACCGTTTGTTGGGCGATAGCCCTTGTGCGTCTGTCCGATTCTCTTCATACTCTTGGCCGGGATTTTGATGCTGTCCAGCCACAAACGCACTTCGCCCGCTGCTTCTTGAGGGtcgagtgtgtgagtgagtgagtgagcgaatGAATAATCCTTTAGATTCAGTAACAACACCATTGAGGGAACTCTGCCCGAGTCGTCCAGTCTAGAGAGAAATTGAGAGTGAAGGCGAGACGCTGCACGGGGACAATGTCCTGATCCACAACCGTTTACTTTATGGCTACAGTTTAACAGGACCCAACGGATGACTTGCTAAATATAGACAACTATTAACAAACGTTTTAGTTGATGACAAAACATTTACTTGCTGGTGTGGTTTTGCGAGTTGATTTGGGTTCATTAGACATCTCACCAATCCTCTCCACACACGGATCTTCTCTGCTGTGCTGAACGTTTTTTCTAAAAGGTTTGTTCTTGCCTGTATACATTTTCTGTTAATGCTATTTGTAAGTTATGCGTTAGGCTAATGTTTATTTGACATTGCCCATGGTTTGCTTTACTATTTGTTTTCTTTCGCAGAGCAATAAGGCAGAGTGTGCACTTATATTCGCCAAacacttgtttttttaaatgttttttttccagTTTCCCGATCTGCATTCTGAAGTTTGCCTACACCCTGAAATGAAATGCATTTTACGCGCAATTTGAACGATGTATGACTACTCAATAACATTCATCTCCTAAAAGCCTGGTTTTGAATAAGTTATTTAGTCAATTTGACCAAATTTGCAAATGGGGTCAAAAAATATTTGTCACAAACATGAGTTAGCCTATATGTGTTATGCAAAGTAGGCTGGCTATACGTTAAGGGCATTTTGTAGGGTGATTAAATATCCTTTCTGCGTTGTTTCCTCCACCCCATAGTTAAATGTGTTGATTCAATTAAAACAAGTGGCAATGCTAAGCCTCAGCATATGGTGAAGGTGTGTGCGCAGATTGACGTTTCAATTTGTTCGTCACGCATGGTAATTGACACCGCCGTTGTTGGGAGAGATGAGACGCATTTTATTCCCTTTTCTGGTCTGACCCTCAAGTCCACCGGGAGACCGATATGATTAACCATATTACTGAGAACCTGTTCCAAGTAACTTCTATAGTGATTGTCTGACATAATGTGCTTAGTTTATATAGGCTAAACATACTAGCCTTGCTAATTGACTAAGGTAAGCTATTCAATCAACAGTTTGTCTTCTTGGCAATAGGTTTTAATGAAGCAGTTTAGTGAGACACATACCACTTCAATAGGCTCTGTTGGAATACTTTCAAAACGCATTCTCCTTCCTTGAGGAAGGCATAATCACGGATATAAATGGAAGGATATTTGACAGTGGTTTAAAGTACTTAAgtgaaaatactttaaagtactgcttaagtagttttttggggtgtcTTTACTATTTAGAATTTTTACAACTTTTCCTGCACTACATCCctcaagaaaataatgtactttttactccatacattttccctgtcacccagaagtacttgttacattttgacagaaATGGTCAAATTCGCACACTTAtctagagaacatccctggtcatccctactgcctctgatctggcggactcactaaacacaaatgctttgttgaagtgttcccctggctatccgcCAATAAAAAAAGACtacattgtgccgtctggtttaaaaccaaatactttgacttttacACCAGTAGTATTTTATTAAGGtatatttttacttttactcaagtatgacaattgggtacttgtTCCACCACTGATATTTGAACATGGCCcagtgtctctccttcctcctatcGGTCTGTCTTTCTTCCCGTCAGCATCATCAGTGTAATAGAAAGCTGTTGTGTTGAGGAACCATGTGCAGTCAGTCTGCCTCTGACAGTAATCATCCAATGAATAATGAACACAAaggaccagagaacacacacaaagTGGTGAATACCAAACAGCTGTCAATGGCAGGCCACAGAAGATGAcgggtgtgtgtgttctataggcCCAGTGCAGCTGCATGCATGCCTGTAGCAATTATCCTCTCCCTAAATATGGGCTGGGGCAGGAAGGGGGTTGGATGAGTGTGTGTCTCAGGAAGGGGGTTCCAGTGGATCAGCACATACAATTAAGCGATAAACTGCCTAAAATGACAGCCTCATGACTGGACGTGTGTGTCCCTCTTTCACGCAAACATGCACGcacccacatacacactcctTTTCTCAGGGCGATATGTATGTATGTTATCATGTGACTCAGACCTCAATGGGTCTGTTGTCCTTTAACCCTATTATGAAccccagacagtcagtcagtcccctcTCTCTGAGCCTATGGTATTTTCATGGTTAATTTACTTAATTGACTTAGTCTGTATCCCAAGTTCCCAAACCTTGgttggttctggtcaaaagtagtgcactataaagggaatagggtgccatttgggatacaacctTTCTCTTTGCAATGTAAAaagcaaaaaaatatttttgttttgtttgttcgtGTGACCCACCAATTAAATTAGACAATGATTTTTAGCCGGGACACAGTCTCCAGTCTCAACTTAGCGGGTAGCCTAGTAAAACAATTGACTTCAGGCTGTTAAAGCAAAGAAAATGAATCTTATCATCACTCTGTGATCCAGCCGCTATGTCATATCTCTTATCAGAACCTTGTATGTTTTTAGTACTCTCTGTTATCTCTTCCGCCTTGTGTAGTGTCCCTGTTTGATGACGTCATCGTAACATATTTTCCTCATTCCCAGGCATCCCCAGGTGATGACCTCACTACTGTTCTCCAGCCCCACCCACGTTGTCATGAAGGACCGCGAGCTGCCGTcatcctccctcaccctcctccacTACACTGGGACGGCAGTGCCTGTCAAGACACCCGGGGGTGGCCCCttaccctcctcctccaccaccctccacacctccacctctccatccctctccaaaCCTCCGCCATTCTGCCTGCAGACCCTCCAGACCGGCCCTCACCTCCTCGCCAGCATGCAGCTCCAGAAACTCAACTCCCACTACCAGAGTCTGGCTGGAGGTATAAGTGGTGGCATAGCCTCTGGGCCCACGTCAGGACCTCAGAGGGGGTTTGGGGCCTCAACGCTGGGCTCGGCAGGGCAGCTGGTGGGGGGTACCCCTGGAGGTGTTGGAGGTAGGAATCAGAG encodes:
- the cited1 gene encoding cbp/p300-interacting transactivator 1, producing MTSLLFSSPTHVVMKDRELPSSSLTLLHYTGTAVPVKTPGGGPLPSSSTTLHTSTSPSLSKPPPFCLQTLQTGPHLLASMQLQKLNSHYQSLAGGISGGIASGPTSGPQRGFGASTLGSAGQLVGGTPGGVGGRNQSCGGIIDSDPVDEEVLMSLVVELGLDQANELPELWLGQNEFDFIADVPAGC